In Deinococcus reticulitermitis, a single window of DNA contains:
- a CDS encoding 1,4-alpha-glucan branching enzyme produces the protein MPPPEPTLPLPLDHGHLQKLVTADLVRPDHLLGAHPMTESGVEGVRFAVWAPNAQHVSVVGDFNGWNGFLHPMERLDFGFWGAFVPGALQGQRYKFRVTGVGGQTVDKSDPYGTFFEVRPATASIIWQRSFEWTDGAWLSQRSQGFDRPVSIYECHVGSWARRDDGWFLNYRDLAHRLGEYLTYMGYTHAELLGVMEHPFDGSWGYQVTGYYAPTSRLGSPEDFKYLVNHLHGLGIGVILDWVPGHFPTDEFALAHFDGAPLYEYADPRKGYHFDWNTYIFDYGRSEVVMFLIGSALRWLQDFHIDGLRVDAVASMLYLDFSRTEWVPNVHGGRENLEAIAFLKRLNEVAHHMAPGCMVIAEESTSFPGITTPTPQGLGFDYKWAMGWMNDSLAYFAKDPLYRKYDHHKLTFFNVYRTSENYVLAISHDEVVHLKKPMILKHPGDWYAQRADYRAFLALMWTTPGKKLLFMGQDFAQTTEWNHDAPLPWHLADHPDHRGVMNLVRRLNTLYRERPDWHAGDTREEGMAWISADDTDHSVYAYARRDPRPPAEGGGAWSLVVANLTPSYREGYRIGVPQGGTYRVVLSTDDGEYGGFGTQQPDLSAEGEGLHSQAHSLTLNLPPSSVLVLEPVAAAPVTELRGAVTITPELAREARHSAQAVQVERAQHAGEPNAQLDLIASVPPARTAEAPAEELLSEGRPSPGGSAAPSGEEPTGPQEPR, from the coding sequence ATGCCCCCCCCCGAGCCCACCCTGCCCCTGCCGCTCGACCACGGGCACCTGCAAAAGCTCGTCACCGCTGACCTTGTGCGCCCCGATCACCTGCTCGGCGCGCATCCCATGACCGAAAGCGGTGTGGAGGGCGTGCGCTTTGCAGTGTGGGCACCAAACGCGCAGCACGTGAGCGTGGTGGGAGACTTCAACGGCTGGAACGGCTTTCTGCACCCCATGGAGCGCCTGGACTTCGGATTCTGGGGCGCCTTTGTGCCTGGCGCCCTTCAGGGGCAGCGTTACAAGTTCCGGGTGACGGGCGTGGGTGGGCAGACGGTGGACAAATCCGACCCTTACGGCACTTTCTTCGAGGTTCGTCCGGCGACGGCGAGCATCATCTGGCAGCGCTCCTTCGAGTGGACCGACGGGGCGTGGCTCTCGCAGCGCTCGCAGGGCTTCGACCGCCCCGTGAGCATCTACGAGTGCCATGTGGGGTCGTGGGCGCGGCGGGACGACGGCTGGTTCCTGAACTACCGCGACCTCGCGCACCGGCTCGGCGAGTACCTGACCTACATGGGCTACACCCACGCCGAGCTGCTGGGCGTGATGGAGCATCCCTTCGACGGCTCCTGGGGCTATCAGGTGACCGGCTACTACGCGCCGACGAGCCGCCTGGGCTCCCCTGAGGACTTCAAATACCTCGTCAACCACCTGCACGGCTTGGGCATCGGCGTGATCCTCGACTGGGTGCCGGGGCATTTCCCCACCGACGAGTTTGCGCTCGCCCACTTCGACGGCGCGCCGCTCTACGAGTACGCCGATCCGCGCAAGGGCTACCACTTCGACTGGAACACCTACATCTTCGACTACGGACGCAGTGAGGTGGTGATGTTCCTGATCGGCTCGGCGCTGAGGTGGCTGCAGGACTTCCACATCGACGGCCTGCGGGTGGACGCGGTGGCCTCCATGCTGTACCTCGACTTCTCGCGCACCGAGTGGGTGCCCAATGTCCATGGCGGGCGCGAGAACCTCGAAGCCATCGCCTTTCTCAAGCGCCTGAACGAGGTGGCGCACCACATGGCCCCCGGCTGCATGGTGATCGCTGAGGAAAGCACCTCGTTTCCGGGCATCACCACGCCCACGCCGCAGGGTCTGGGGTTTGACTACAAGTGGGCGATGGGCTGGATGAACGACAGCCTCGCCTATTTCGCCAAAGACCCCCTCTACCGCAAGTACGACCACCACAAACTGACCTTCTTCAACGTGTACCGCACCTCGGAAAACTACGTTCTGGCGATCAGCCACGACGAGGTCGTGCATCTGAAAAAGCCGATGATCCTCAAGCACCCCGGCGACTGGTACGCCCAGCGCGCCGACTACCGCGCCTTCCTCGCGCTGATGTGGACGACGCCGGGCAAAAAGCTGCTGTTCATGGGCCAGGACTTTGCGCAGACGACCGAGTGGAACCACGACGCGCCGCTGCCCTGGCACCTTGCCGATCACCCCGATCACCGCGGCGTGATGAACCTCGTCCGGCGCCTGAACACGCTCTACCGCGAGCGCCCCGACTGGCACGCCGGCGACACCCGCGAGGAGGGGATGGCCTGGATCAGCGCCGACGACACCGACCACTCGGTGTACGCCTACGCCCGCCGTGATCCGCGCCCACCCGCCGAAGGAGGCGGCGCCTGGAGCCTGGTCGTCGCCAACCTGACGCCGAGTTACCGCGAGGGCTACCGCATCGGCGTGCCGCAGGGCGGGACGTACCGCGTGGTGCTGTCCACCGACGACGGCGAATATGGAGGCTTCGGCACCCAGCAGCCGGACCTGAGCGCGGAGGGCGAGGGCCTGCACAGTCAGGCGCACAGCCTCACGCTCAACCTGCCGCCGAGCAGCGTCCTCGTGCTGGAACCGGTGGCGGCAGCGCCGGTGACCGAGCTGCGCGGCGCCGTCACCATCACCCCCGAACTCGCGCGGGAAGCCCGCCACAGCGCGCAGGCGGTGCAGGTCGAGCGCGCCCAGCATGCCGGCGAGCCCAACGCCCAGCTTGACCTGATCGCGTCGGTACCGCCAGCCAGGACCGCCGAAGCGCCAGCGGAAGAACTGCTGTCGGAAGGGCGCCCCTCGCCTGGGGGCAGCGCTGCCCCCTCGGGCGAGGAGCCCACAGGCCCGCAGGAGCCGCGTTGA
- the msrA gene encoding peptide-methionine (S)-S-oxide reductase MsrA: protein MSEQAIFAGGCFWCTEAVMQDLRGVEKVESGYIGGHMPNPDYRSVCGGQTGHAEAVRVTFDPAQVSYRDLLHIFFTTHDPTSLNRQGADVGTQYRSALFPLTPEQEQAARAVMDELAAQGVYDRPIVTTIEPASTFHVAEAYHQNYYKTNPTQGYCMMVVAPKVAKLRRTYADKLRA from the coding sequence ATGAGCGAACAGGCGATTTTCGCGGGTGGCTGCTTCTGGTGCACCGAGGCGGTCATGCAGGACCTGCGCGGCGTGGAGAAGGTGGAGAGCGGCTACATCGGCGGGCACATGCCCAACCCTGACTACCGCTCGGTGTGCGGCGGCCAGACCGGACACGCCGAGGCGGTGCGGGTGACCTTCGACCCGGCGCAGGTGAGCTACCGCGACCTGCTGCACATCTTTTTCACCACCCACGATCCCACCAGCCTCAACCGCCAGGGCGCGGACGTGGGCACCCAGTACCGCAGCGCCCTGTTTCCCCTGACCCCCGAGCAGGAGCAAGCGGCCCGCGCGGTGATGGACGAACTCGCGGCCCAGGGCGTGTACGACCGCCCCATCGTGACCACCATCGAGCCGGCGAGCACCTTCCACGTCGCCGAGGCGTACCACCAGAATTACTACAAGACCAACCCGACGCAGGGCTACTGCATGATGGTCGTCGCGCCCAAAGTCGCCAAGCTGCGCCGGACCTATGCCGACAAGCTCCGGGCCTGA
- a CDS encoding SIS domain-containing protein produces the protein MTTDFLTLLARLPGSYAGPTRAETGPYAVVGSGEGTLAAQLAQTLPGVRGNFTRTGTQFVLFSPDAQDAARTYAELAEVAGAGVRRIGTGGQAADLDVLVPGGTLATYHFAQALAYGTGHAEDAQAADMLLADLARRCSPEVGEGENPARVLAWSLWGRSPLLIAGEGSEALSHAWQHLLARVGKTLGVPVLGDALPFVTGAFEAQHERGDGRVALVLGDLDPALGVAQEVLESRIDEVIAVPVPGETGSAYAGGLALWYLGAWVAAYLAERYGQPAEDSPVLARAQAVLAGEGDGEQLGGSEGSGRRPRRTPDDLDPDDLESGARGEDEEDSGDEEWDED, from the coding sequence ATGACCACCGACTTTCTCACCCTGCTCGCCCGGTTGCCGGGCAGTTACGCCGGCCCCACCCGCGCCGAAACCGGACCTTACGCGGTCGTGGGCAGCGGCGAAGGCACCCTCGCCGCGCAGCTCGCCCAGACCCTGCCCGGAGTCCGGGGCAACTTCACGCGCACGGGAACGCAATTTGTCCTCTTCAGCCCCGATGCCCAGGATGCCGCGCGCACCTACGCTGAACTCGCCGAGGTGGCGGGCGCGGGGGTGCGGCGCATCGGGACCGGTGGGCAGGCCGCCGACCTCGACGTGCTGGTGCCGGGAGGAACGCTCGCGACCTATCACTTCGCCCAGGCGCTCGCCTATGGCACTGGCCACGCGGAAGACGCCCAGGCCGCCGACATGCTGCTCGCGGACCTCGCCCGGCGCTGCTCGCCGGAGGTGGGGGAGGGCGAGAACCCCGCGCGTGTGCTCGCCTGGAGCCTGTGGGGCCGCTCGCCGCTGCTGATCGCCGGGGAGGGAAGCGAGGCGCTGTCCCACGCCTGGCAGCACCTGCTCGCCCGGGTGGGTAAGACGCTCGGGGTGCCGGTGCTGGGTGACGCGCTGCCTTTCGTGACGGGCGCTTTCGAGGCCCAGCATGAGCGCGGCGACGGACGGGTGGCGCTCGTGCTCGGCGACCTCGACCCGGCGCTCGGGGTGGCGCAGGAGGTGCTCGAGTCGCGCATCGACGAGGTGATCGCCGTCCCGGTGCCGGGCGAGACGGGCAGCGCCTACGCGGGCGGACTCGCGCTGTGGTACCTCGGGGCCTGGGTCGCGGCCTATCTTGCGGAGCGCTACGGTCAGCCGGCGGAAGACTCTCCCGTCCTCGCGCGCGCGCAGGCGGTGCTCGCGGGCGAGGGTGACGGAGAACAGCTCGGGGGCAGCGAGGGCAGCGGGAGGCGGCCACGCCGCACCCCAGATGACCTTGACCCCGACGACCTCGAGTCGGGTGCCCGGGGAGAAGACGAGGAGGACTCCGGAGACGAGGAGTGGGACGAGGATTGA
- a CDS encoding MBL fold metallo-hydrolase produces the protein MTPTVTEHPTPLPQVRVFRSDPEVDCFAVICERLVLVVDTFGTPEEAGQMMERPRPELGGRALAVVNTHWHYDHAWGNQLFAADGPTRRRFTRMRQVGPIGSGWLSSS, from the coding sequence ATGACCCCCACCGTCACCGAGCACCCCACCCCCTTGCCGCAGGTGCGCGTCTTCCGCTCCGACCCCGAGGTGGACTGCTTTGCGGTGATCTGCGAGCGGCTCGTGCTCGTGGTGGACACTTTCGGCACGCCGGAGGAAGCAGGTCAGATGATGGAGCGGCCCCGGCCCGAGCTGGGGGGGCGCGCGCTCGCCGTCGTCAATACCCACTGGCACTATGACCACGCCTGGGGAAACCAGTTGTTTGCAGCAGACGGGCCTACCCGGCGCCGATTTACGCGCATGAGGCAGGTAGGCCCTATTGGGAGCGGGTGGCTCAGCAGTTCGTGA
- a CDS encoding GNAT family N-acetyltransferase — MPLDPVTLTDPPLILRPFEARDVPAILDAATDPLIPLITSVPSPCDEVAALAFIERQHERLHTEVGWSLAITEGGQALGQIGLWVLPQKRASVGYWLTGSARGRGLAGRAVKRLCRFALKDARIERLELYVEPWNEASWRTAEKVGFQREGLMRQYQYVGPERRDMYLYSLLPEDLPSR; from the coding sequence ATGCCGCTGGACCCCGTCACGCTTACCGACCCACCGCTGATCCTGCGGCCATTTGAGGCGCGCGATGTCCCTGCCATTCTGGACGCAGCCACCGACCCACTGATTCCCCTGATCACGTCTGTTCCCTCGCCCTGCGATGAGGTGGCGGCCCTCGCCTTCATCGAGCGGCAGCATGAGCGGCTGCACACGGAGGTCGGCTGGTCGCTGGCGATCACAGAGGGCGGTCAGGCCCTGGGGCAAATCGGGCTCTGGGTGCTGCCCCAGAAACGCGCGAGCGTCGGGTACTGGCTGACTGGGTCCGCGCGGGGACGAGGGCTGGCGGGGCGGGCGGTCAAGCGGCTGTGCCGGTTCGCGTTGAAAGACGCGAGGATAGAGCGGCTCGAACTGTACGTCGAACCCTGGAACGAAGCGTCATGGCGCACTGCCGAAAAGGTGGGGTTCCAGCGGGAGGGATTGATGCGGCAGTACCAATATGTCGGCCCAGAGCGGCGAGACATGTACCTCTACTCCCTCCTGCCTGAAGACCTGCCTAGCCGCTGA
- the infB gene encoding translation initiation factor IF-2: MSKVRIYTLAKDLGVENHKMLEILDGLGVSYKSVSSTIEEDTVELIKEILAEEAAAAAAQPAQAETSSQRATPAPSSGAQAPSAPPSSQGAGAQTAVTEAPAATATADEVPHRAPVVTIMGHVDHGKTSLLDYIRKTKVAAKEAGGITQHVGAFEAKTSKGRIVFIDTPGHEAFTTIRARGANVADIAIIVIAADDSLMPQTREAIAHAQAAKVPMIVAINKIDLPQADPEKVKTDLTQLNLVPEEYGGDLVVVPVSAKTGEGVEDLLEYISLTAEIEDLRADPKGKFSGVIIEGKVDKQAGVLATVMVQEGTLHVGDFLVVGENYGKIKAMTDSAGARIKEAGPSTPVQILGFSTVPASGEKVQSAKNEHAAREVIATRVDVRRDEENARNRRRGPRTLEDIMGPVGELRTVNLILRADTQGSVEAIQGILARKESEDININVMLAGIGAPTEGDVLLASTAGAQILCFSVTPSAGVAKVAESKGVEIKAYRIIYEMIDEVDRLIKGNIEPVFEQQYLGRAEVRMVIRHPKSGNIAGSYITDGMFKRNAKAKVTRGKEVVYEGTVVGLKRFKDDVREVQQGYECGINLDWEGVMEGDIIEASEMVEVTQG; this comes from the coding sequence ATGTCGAAAGTCCGTATCTATACCCTCGCCAAGGACCTTGGCGTCGAAAACCACAAAATGCTCGAAATCCTCGACGGTCTCGGCGTCTCGTACAAGAGCGTGAGCAGCACCATCGAGGAAGACACTGTCGAGCTGATCAAGGAAATCCTCGCGGAGGAGGCGGCTGCGGCCGCGGCCCAGCCTGCCCAGGCCGAGACCTCGTCTCAGCGGGCGACCCCCGCCCCATCGTCGGGAGCTCAGGCGCCCAGCGCCCCGCCTTCTTCGCAGGGTGCCGGCGCCCAGACTGCCGTGACCGAGGCTCCCGCAGCCACGGCGACGGCGGACGAAGTGCCGCACCGCGCCCCGGTGGTCACGATCATGGGGCACGTCGACCACGGCAAGACCTCGCTGCTCGACTACATCCGCAAGACGAAGGTCGCGGCCAAGGAAGCGGGCGGCATCACCCAGCACGTCGGCGCCTTCGAGGCCAAGACGAGCAAGGGCCGGATCGTGTTTATCGACACGCCGGGTCACGAGGCGTTCACGACCATCCGCGCGCGCGGCGCCAACGTCGCTGACATCGCGATCATCGTGATCGCCGCCGACGACTCGCTGATGCCTCAGACCAGAGAAGCCATCGCGCACGCGCAGGCGGCCAAGGTTCCCATGATCGTGGCGATCAACAAGATCGACCTGCCGCAGGCCGACCCCGAAAAGGTCAAGACCGACCTCACGCAGCTCAACCTCGTGCCGGAAGAGTACGGCGGCGACCTCGTGGTGGTGCCGGTGAGCGCCAAGACTGGCGAAGGCGTCGAGGACCTGCTCGAATACATCTCGCTGACCGCCGAGATCGAGGACCTGCGCGCCGACCCCAAAGGCAAGTTCTCCGGCGTGATCATCGAGGGCAAGGTGGACAAGCAGGCCGGCGTCCTCGCCACCGTGATGGTGCAGGAAGGCACGCTGCATGTCGGGGATTTTCTGGTCGTGGGCGAAAACTACGGCAAGATCAAGGCGATGACCGACAGTGCCGGAGCGCGCATCAAGGAAGCCGGCCCGAGCACGCCGGTGCAGATCCTGGGCTTCAGCACTGTGCCGGCCAGCGGCGAAAAGGTGCAGTCGGCCAAGAACGAGCACGCCGCCCGTGAAGTGATCGCCACGCGCGTCGACGTGCGCCGTGACGAGGAAAATGCTCGCAATCGCCGCCGTGGCCCCCGCACGCTCGAGGACATCATGGGACCGGTGGGCGAGCTCCGCACCGTCAACCTGATTCTGCGCGCCGATACCCAGGGCAGCGTGGAAGCCATCCAAGGCATCCTCGCGCGCAAGGAAAGCGAGGACATCAACATCAACGTGATGCTCGCCGGCATCGGCGCCCCGACCGAGGGCGACGTGCTGCTGGCCAGCACCGCCGGCGCGCAGATCCTGTGCTTCTCGGTGACCCCTTCGGCTGGAGTCGCCAAGGTGGCCGAGAGCAAGGGCGTCGAGATCAAGGCCTACCGGATCATCTACGAGATGATCGACGAGGTGGACCGCCTGATCAAAGGCAACATCGAGCCGGTGTTCGAGCAGCAGTACCTGGGCCGCGCCGAGGTCCGCATGGTGATCCGTCACCCCAAGAGCGGCAACATCGCGGGCTCGTACATCACCGACGGCATGTTCAAGCGCAACGCCAAGGCCAAGGTCACGCGCGGCAAGGAAGTCGTGTATGAGGGTACCGTCGTGGGCCTCAAGCGCTTCAAGGACGACGTGCGTGAGGTGCAGCAGGGCTACGAGTGCGGAATCAACCTCGACTGGGAGGGCGTGATGGAAGGCGACATCATCGAAGCCAGCGAGATGGTGGAAGTCACGCAGGGCTGA
- a CDS encoding serine/threonine-protein kinase, translated as MNAHTAAGRRWAGELTVAGQIIEGGTRLVRVLGRGTHSVVYFAVTEQGAPRAVKIFPPHLADFAEREYRNASGLTHPRLAPVLGRTLLGGQPTLIVAYARGEVLLRRYALRPALVHERPAFVLTLRHLLGALGHLHARGLLHRDVKPDNILVEADGSARLVDYDLSGTVQESRSAPLQIGTPAFQSPEARRGEPLAPGSDLYSVGVLLHWGLHGELPDPESPARPCADPLAELLPGLLSPELGGRSDDAAKVEETLRRLAAVEHAKN; from the coding sequence GTGAACGCACACACAGCGGCAGGAAGGAGGTGGGCGGGCGAGTTGACGGTGGCGGGGCAGATCATCGAGGGCGGCACGCGGCTGGTTCGGGTGCTCGGGCGCGGCACCCACAGCGTGGTGTACTTCGCCGTGACCGAGCAGGGTGCTCCGCGCGCCGTCAAGATCTTTCCGCCGCACCTCGCCGACTTTGCCGAACGCGAGTACCGCAACGCCTCCGGACTCACGCACCCCCGGCTCGCGCCGGTGCTCGGGCGCACCCTGCTCGGGGGGCAGCCCACCCTGATCGTGGCCTACGCGCGCGGGGAGGTGCTGCTCCGGCGCTACGCCCTGCGGCCCGCCCTCGTGCACGAGCGCCCGGCCTTCGTGCTCACGCTGAGGCACCTGCTTGGCGCCCTGGGCCACCTGCACGCACGCGGGCTGCTGCACCGCGACGTCAAGCCCGACAACATTCTGGTCGAAGCGGACGGCAGCGCCCGGCTCGTGGACTATGACCTGTCGGGGACCGTTCAGGAAAGCCGGAGCGCTCCGCTGCAAATCGGCACCCCAGCCTTTCAGAGTCCCGAGGCCCGCCGCGGTGAGCCGCTGGCACCGGGAAGCGACCTCTACAGCGTCGGGGTCCTGCTGCACTGGGGCCTGCACGGTGAACTGCCGGATCCGGAAAGTCCCGCGCGCCCCTGCGCCGACCCGCTCGCCGAACTGCTGCCTGGCCTCCTTTCCCCCGAGCTCGGGGGCCGCTCGGACGACGCCGCGAAGGTGGAAGAGACGCTGCGCCGCCTGGCCGCCGTGGAGCATGCAAAGAATTAG
- a CDS encoding M55 family metallopeptidase, which produces MNGAKRSRVVISVDMEGVCGVSSWVQVSPPEFGGLVSGAEYERARVQMSREAAAAAEGAFAAGATDVLIGDSHDTMRNLLPEWLPERAHYVTGHDRPLSMVQGVQEEGVAALLLLGSHARAGSVRGPLAHTWNGFIRNVRIAGVDTGEYGLNALLAGHYGVPVAFASGDDVALSEIRAELGEGVETVAVKEGLSTFAAVHLHPAEAVRRIRAGAERGVRRALAGELSPHEARWPAPCQLSFEHQARADACERVPGVTRVDAVTVGWESPDAFHLFQTFRLLAKVAEVRLNG; this is translated from the coding sequence ATGAACGGGGCAAAACGGAGCCGGGTCGTGATCAGCGTGGACATGGAGGGCGTCTGCGGCGTCTCCTCGTGGGTGCAGGTCAGCCCACCCGAATTCGGCGGCCTGGTCAGCGGCGCCGAGTACGAGCGGGCGCGCGTCCAGATGAGCCGCGAGGCGGCGGCAGCGGCGGAGGGGGCCTTCGCGGCGGGCGCGACGGACGTGCTGATTGGCGACAGCCACGACACCATGCGCAACCTGCTTCCCGAGTGGCTTCCCGAGCGCGCACACTATGTCACCGGCCATGACCGCCCGCTGAGCATGGTGCAGGGCGTGCAGGAAGAGGGCGTCGCGGCGCTGCTGCTCCTCGGCTCCCACGCGCGCGCCGGCAGCGTGCGTGGTCCGCTGGCGCATACCTGGAACGGTTTTATCCGCAACGTGCGGATTGCCGGTGTCGATACCGGGGAATACGGCCTGAATGCCCTGCTGGCCGGCCATTACGGCGTGCCGGTGGCCTTTGCCTCCGGGGACGACGTGGCGCTGAGCGAGATCCGCGCCGAACTGGGCGAGGGCGTGGAGACAGTGGCTGTCAAGGAGGGCCTGAGCACCTTCGCCGCCGTTCACCTCCACCCCGCCGAGGCGGTGCGCCGCATCCGGGCCGGGGCCGAGCGTGGGGTACGGCGCGCACTCGCCGGGGAGCTGAGCCCCCACGAGGCCCGCTGGCCGGCGCCGTGCCAGCTCAGCTTCGAGCATCAGGCCCGCGCCGACGCCTGCGAGCGGGTGCCGGGGGTGACGCGGGTGGACGCGGTGACGGTGGGGTGGGAGAGCCCCGACGCCTTTCACCTTTTCCAGACGTTTCGCCTGCTCGCCAAGGTGGCCGAGGTGCGGCTAAACGGCTGA
- a CDS encoding MBL fold metallo-hydrolase: MAQQFVTEPPKEERFASVRPTPPTVTFSDRLTLHGGDLTFELRPAPGHSADQVVVWIPELRTLLAADALEFPFPYPQSAETLPTLLDTFRALQALEPEIVLPCHGGTTSPELINQNLGYFARLREVVEAGTLPADWDTAPDLPDQLGYPFGQALAELGRPDLSNPDFYRDLHLTNVRATVKASRIQNRSSTPSPAPRPAPELPRT, encoded by the coding sequence GTGGCTCAGCAGTTCGTGACCGAGCCGCCGAAGGAGGAGCGCTTCGCCAGCGTCAGGCCCACCCCGCCCACTGTGACCTTTTCAGACCGCCTGACCCTGCACGGCGGCGACCTGACCTTCGAGCTGCGGCCCGCGCCTGGGCACAGCGCCGATCAGGTGGTGGTGTGGATTCCCGAACTCCGCACCCTGCTTGCCGCCGACGCGCTCGAATTTCCCTTTCCCTATCCGCAGAGCGCCGAAACGCTGCCGACGCTGCTGGACACTTTCCGAGCCTTGCAAGCCCTGGAGCCGGAAATTGTTCTCCCCTGCCACGGCGGCACAACTTCGCCGGAGCTGATCAATCAGAACCTCGGCTACTTCGCGCGGCTGCGGGAGGTGGTAGAGGCGGGGACGCTGCCTGCGGACTGGGACACGGCCCCTGACCTGCCAGACCAGCTCGGTTATCCCTTCGGGCAGGCGCTGGCCGAACTGGGGCGGCCGGACCTGTCCAACCCCGACTTCTACCGCGACCTGCACCTGACCAACGTGCGGGCGACGGTGAAGGCGTCCAGAATTCAGAACCGCAGTTCGACCCCCAGCCCCGCACCGAGGCCCGCGCCCGAGCTGCCGCGCACGTAG